In Cyprinus carpio isolate SPL01 chromosome A1, ASM1834038v1, whole genome shotgun sequence, the following proteins share a genomic window:
- the LOC122134286 gene encoding glutamyl-tRNA(Gln) amidotransferase subunit B, mitochondrial-like has protein sequence MCDWARLCEHLERSHNQPVMSSPGSQSYKFLLSEIFFLSSLSETGICSLPLFLSPVSPGAVAVLIILIESSHISSSTAKPVFQKMWKAPKKTVGQIVKEQDLWIIKDKEELQNICQRRVDSHPEEVQILRKCSVYQRREYESTEQTDG, from the exons ATGTGTGATTGGGCCAGATTGTGTGAACACTTAGAAAGAAGCCATAACCAGCCAGTAATGAGTTCTCCTGGGTCTCAAAGTTACAAATTCTTGCTCTCTGAAATATTctttctctcatctctctctgagACCGGGATctgttctctccctctctttctcagtCCTGTCTCTCCAGGTGCTGTTGCTGTGCTGATCATTCTTATAGAATCAAGTCACATCTCATCTTCAACTGCCAAGCCA GTTTTCCAGAAGATGTGGAAGGCTCCGAAGAAGACCGTGGGCCAGATAGTGAAGGAGCAGGATTTGTGGATAATAAAAGACAAAGAGGAGCTACAAAACATCTGTCAGAGGCGTGTAGACAGTCACCCTGAGGAG GTTCAGATTCTCAGAAAAT GTTCAGTTTATCAGAGGAGGGAATACGAAAGTACTGAACAAACTGATGGGTGA